From the Gramella sp. Hel_I_59 genome, one window contains:
- a CDS encoding peptide chain release factor 3, translating into MKQYQKEINKRRTFGIISHPDAGKTTLTEKLLLFGGAIQEAGAVKSNKIKKGATSDFMEIERQRGISVATSVLAFEYRDIKINILDTPGHKDFAEDTFRTLTAVDSVIVVIDVAKGVEEQTEKLVEVCRMRNIPMIVFINKLDREGKDAFELLDEIEQKLNLKVTPLSFPIGMGYDFKGIYNIWEKNVNLFTGDPRRDIEETIEIDDLQNEELDQLIGDKAANDLREELELAQGVYPDFDRQDYLDGKLQPVFFGSALNNFGVRELLDCFITIAPPPRPKESDTRLVRPEEEKFTGFVFKIHANMDPKHRDRLAFIKIVSGKFERNKNYLHVRNNKNMKFSSPNAFFAEKKEIVDTSYPGDIVGLHDTGSFKIGDTLTEGENLMYKGIPSFSPEHFRYINNADPMKSKQLEKGIDQLMDEGVAQLFTLELNGRKVIGTVGALQFEVIQYRLEHEYGAKCTYENLNVHKATWVEAENEKSEEFKEFKRVKAKYLAKDKSGQLVFLADSQFSLQMTQQKYPSIKFHSTSEF; encoded by the coding sequence ATGAAGCAGTACCAGAAAGAGATCAATAAAAGAAGAACATTCGGGATCATATCTCACCCAGATGCCGGTAAAACTACCTTAACTGAAAAACTACTTTTGTTTGGAGGAGCCATCCAGGAAGCTGGAGCCGTGAAATCTAACAAGATCAAAAAAGGAGCTACTAGTGACTTTATGGAGATCGAACGTCAACGTGGGATCTCGGTAGCAACATCTGTACTTGCTTTTGAATACAGAGATATCAAAATCAATATCCTGGATACTCCCGGGCACAAGGATTTTGCTGAAGATACATTTCGAACACTAACTGCTGTAGATAGTGTGATCGTTGTGATCGATGTTGCCAAAGGTGTAGAAGAGCAAACTGAAAAACTTGTGGAAGTTTGCCGTATGCGGAATATTCCCATGATTGTTTTTATCAATAAACTGGATCGTGAAGGAAAAGATGCTTTTGAACTCCTGGATGAAATAGAACAAAAATTGAATCTAAAAGTAACTCCTCTTAGTTTTCCAATTGGGATGGGTTATGACTTTAAAGGAATCTATAATATCTGGGAAAAGAATGTAAACCTTTTCACGGGTGATCCTAGAAGAGATATTGAAGAAACTATTGAGATCGATGATCTGCAGAATGAAGAACTTGATCAATTGATTGGTGATAAAGCTGCTAATGACTTACGTGAAGAGCTGGAATTAGCACAAGGAGTTTATCCAGATTTTGACAGACAGGACTACCTGGATGGTAAATTACAACCTGTATTTTTTGGATCTGCTTTAAATAATTTCGGTGTACGTGAACTACTGGACTGTTTTATAACAATAGCTCCACCTCCCCGCCCAAAAGAAAGTGATACCCGACTTGTAAGACCCGAAGAAGAAAAGTTTACTGGTTTTGTATTTAAAATTCACGCTAATATGGACCCTAAACACAGGGATCGATTGGCGTTCATAAAAATTGTTTCAGGTAAGTTCGAACGAAATAAAAATTATCTACATGTTCGGAATAATAAGAACATGAAGTTTTCTTCTCCAAATGCATTCTTTGCTGAAAAGAAAGAAATTGTAGACACTTCCTACCCTGGGGACATTGTAGGTCTTCACGATACCGGTAGTTTTAAGATTGGTGATACATTAACTGAAGGTGAGAACCTCATGTACAAAGGTATTCCTAGCTTTTCACCAGAACACTTTAGATATATCAATAATGCAGATCCTATGAAATCCAAGCAATTGGAAAAAGGAATTGACCAGTTGATGGATGAAGGTGTTGCACAGTTATTTACCCTGGAACTTAATGGTAGGAAAGTTATTGGAACCGTTGGTGCGTTACAGTTCGAGGTTATTCAATACAGACTGGAACATGAATACGGAGCAAAATGTACCTATGAAAATCTCAATGTACACAAAGCAACCTGGGTTGAAGCAGAAAATGAGAAATCTGAAGAGTTCAAGGAATTTAAGCGTGTGAAGGCAAAATATCTTGCGAAAGACAAATCTGGACAATTGGTATTTCTAGCAGATTCTCAGTTCTCACTTCAAATGACTCAGCAAAAATATCCTTCTATCAAATTCCATAGTACATCTGAATTTTAG
- the idi gene encoding isopentenyl-diphosphate Delta-isomerase yields MAQERVILVNEKDEQIGLMEKIEAHEKALLHRAFSVFVFNDKNELMIQQRALSKYHSPGLWTNTCCSHQREGESNIEAGKRRLQEEMGFSTELKDTISFIYKAPFDNGLTEHEFDHILVGYFEGEPDLNPDEVAEWKWMSLEAIEKDMQTNPSIYTEWFKIIFDKYYSHIQQ; encoded by the coding sequence ATGGCGCAGGAAAGAGTAATTTTAGTTAACGAAAAAGATGAGCAAATAGGGCTGATGGAGAAGATCGAAGCCCACGAAAAAGCATTGCTTCATAGAGCTTTTTCGGTATTTGTTTTTAATGATAAGAATGAATTGATGATTCAACAAAGAGCTTTGTCGAAATATCATTCACCTGGTCTCTGGACAAACACCTGCTGTAGTCACCAGCGTGAGGGGGAATCCAATATTGAAGCTGGAAAGCGTAGATTACAGGAAGAGATGGGTTTTTCAACAGAACTTAAAGACACCATTTCTTTTATATATAAAGCGCCATTTGATAATGGTCTTACGGAGCATGAATTCGACCATATTCTCGTAGGATATTTTGAAGGTGAGCCAGATTTAAATCCAGATGAGGTAGCAGAGTGGAAGTGGATGTCCCTGGAAGCTATAGAAAAGGATATGCAAACGAACCCTTCTATTTATACTGAATGGTTTAAGATCATCTTTGATAAATATTATTCACACATTCAGCAATGA
- a CDS encoding 6-carboxytetrahydropterin synthase — protein sequence MRVTVHRKAHFNAAHRLFRKDWDDARNLEVFGKCSNPNYHGHNYELIVSVTGNIDPETGFVMDLKILKDLIRTEVEDAFDHKNLNVEVAEFKNLNPTAENISVVIWNKLRKQIQETHDLEVTLYETPRNYVTYKGE from the coding sequence ATGAGAGTAACCGTTCACAGAAAAGCTCATTTTAATGCAGCCCATCGACTTTTTAGAAAAGACTGGGATGATGCCAGGAACCTTGAGGTTTTTGGAAAATGCAGTAATCCAAACTATCATGGGCATAATTATGAACTCATAGTATCTGTGACTGGAAATATTGATCCTGAAACTGGTTTTGTGATGGATTTGAAAATCCTAAAGGATCTTATTCGAACTGAAGTTGAAGATGCGTTTGATCATAAGAACCTGAATGTTGAGGTAGCCGAATTTAAAAACCTGAATCCCACTGCTGAGAATATTTCGGTAGTCATATGGAATAAACTTCGTAAACAAATTCAAGAAACACATGACCTGGAAGTTACGCTGTATGAGACTCCGCGTAATTATGTCACTTATAAAGGAGAATAA
- a CDS encoding peroxiredoxin, with protein MKKGDLVPDLRLKDQNRKEFNFRDLVGEKAFVVYFYPKDFTPGCTKEACSFRDSYQEFQDLGAEVIGISADTTASHAKFSEKYNLPYIFLSDRDKKARNAFNVKASLLGLLPGRETFVFGKDGKLLHRFNSMNASRHMPEALEILKKYQN; from the coding sequence ATGAAGAAGGGAGATTTAGTACCAGATTTAAGGTTAAAGGATCAGAATCGCAAGGAATTTAATTTTAGAGATCTTGTGGGTGAGAAAGCATTTGTAGTTTATTTTTATCCAAAGGATTTTACTCCGGGATGTACCAAGGAAGCCTGCAGCTTTCGTGATAGCTACCAGGAATTTCAGGATCTGGGTGCTGAGGTTATTGGGATTAGTGCAGATACTACTGCCTCCCATGCGAAATTCAGTGAAAAATATAATTTGCCATACATTTTCCTTTCTGATAGAGACAAAAAAGCGAGAAACGCATTCAATGTGAAAGCCAGTCTTTTAGGACTTCTTCCCGGAAGAGAAACCTTTGTTTTTGGTAAGGATGGCAAACTACTGCACAGGTTCAATAGTATGAACGCTTCTAGACATATGCCGGAAGCACTTGAAATCCTGAAAAAATATCAGAATTAA
- the mqo gene encoding malate dehydrogenase (quinone) produces the protein MNKTNTEYDLICAGGGIMSASLALMLKLIDPEIKIIIFERLDKIAQESTKAWNNAGTGHSAFCELNYTPEQEDGSIDISKAIDTFQQFEKSKQFWAHLTSQELIKDPQSFIHSIPHHAWVRGEDNVNFLKKRFERMSSEFMFEKMEFTKDQETMQKWFPLIMKDREPDEQMAATRMELGTGVNFGSLTEQYFDLLENHFKVPVIRNTEVLDIDPDGPDDWSAIVKDLNTGKKSYYDAEHIFIGTGGGALPLLQKVEIPEKDGYGGFPVSGQWLSCTNRDVIAKHDAKVYSKAGVDAPPMSVPHLDSRFIDGKKELLFGPFAGFSTKFLKEGSILDLPKSLSFDNIPSMWGVFWHNLPLTTYLIDQVRMNHEDRVDELRVFLKDAKPEDWELKVAGQRVQIIKRDKEQGGVLEFGTDVVHSKDGKITALLGASPGASTAVHIMLEVMQIAFPEKLRTKEYRKQLDKMIPFWNRDVREDKEGFKAVQERTSKLLQLDALH, from the coding sequence ATGAATAAGACGAATACAGAATATGACCTGATCTGTGCCGGCGGAGGTATCATGAGTGCAAGCCTTGCTCTAATGCTGAAATTAATAGATCCGGAAATTAAGATCATCATCTTTGAACGACTGGATAAGATCGCCCAGGAGAGTACCAAAGCATGGAATAATGCAGGTACAGGGCATTCAGCATTCTGTGAACTTAACTATACTCCAGAGCAGGAAGATGGCTCCATAGATATTTCCAAGGCGATTGATACCTTTCAACAATTTGAGAAATCAAAACAGTTCTGGGCTCATTTAACCAGTCAGGAATTAATAAAAGACCCTCAGAGTTTTATTCATAGTATTCCGCATCATGCATGGGTGCGCGGGGAAGATAATGTCAATTTTCTCAAAAAGAGGTTCGAACGTATGAGCTCTGAATTTATGTTTGAAAAAATGGAATTCACCAAAGATCAGGAGACGATGCAAAAGTGGTTTCCCCTCATCATGAAAGATCGTGAACCGGATGAACAAATGGCGGCAACCCGAATGGAATTAGGAACTGGCGTGAACTTTGGTTCTCTTACTGAACAATACTTTGATCTCTTAGAAAATCATTTTAAAGTTCCGGTTATAAGAAACACGGAGGTTCTGGACATTGATCCTGATGGACCCGATGACTGGTCGGCTATAGTTAAAGATCTGAATACCGGCAAAAAATCCTATTACGACGCGGAACATATTTTTATTGGTACTGGAGGAGGAGCTTTGCCTCTATTACAAAAAGTCGAGATCCCTGAAAAAGATGGGTATGGTGGCTTTCCAGTAAGCGGACAATGGCTTTCGTGCACGAACAGAGATGTTATCGCAAAACATGATGCCAAAGTTTATAGTAAGGCTGGTGTGGATGCACCACCAATGTCGGTACCTCATCTGGATTCTAGATTCATTGATGGTAAGAAAGAATTACTGTTTGGACCATTTGCAGGTTTTAGCACTAAATTTCTAAAGGAAGGATCTATTCTTGACCTACCTAAATCTTTAAGTTTTGACAATATTCCATCTATGTGGGGAGTTTTCTGGCACAATCTTCCGCTTACCACCTATCTCATCGATCAAGTAAGAATGAATCACGAAGACCGGGTTGATGAATTAAGGGTTTTTCTTAAGGATGCTAAACCGGAGGATTGGGAACTAAAAGTTGCTGGCCAACGAGTTCAGATCATTAAACGAGATAAAGAACAAGGAGGAGTTCTGGAATTTGGTACAGACGTAGTACATAGCAAGGATGGTAAAATAACGGCCTTGCTTGGAGCTTCCCCAGGTGCATCTACTGCTGTTCATATTATGCTCGAGGTGATGCAGATTGCATTTCCAGAGAAGTTAAGAACTAAAGAATATCGTAAACAATTGGATAAGATGATCCCATTCTGGAACAGAGATGTTCGTGAAGACAAAGAAGGCTTTAAAGCAGTTCAGGAGCGCACCAGTAAGTTATTGCAACTTGACGCGCTACACTAA
- a CDS encoding DUF4369 domain-containing protein: MKKLALLLVILISISACSEKESNLIVNGEIKGLKKGTLYLQKIEDTALVNVDSVQVTGDPNFTMETYLESPQIMYLYLEKVDNNQYDDRIDFFADQGQITINTKLDKFETSAEVIGSVNQEKLVEYRKMISRFNDQNLDLIKASFEAEKDQDEEKLMEIDQKYDKLLRRKYLYTVNFALNNKQHEIAPYLALSEVFDANIKYLDTIYNSLEPKIKKSKYGEELKSFLKERRKEEKLEDKVQAQEVENS, encoded by the coding sequence ATGAAAAAATTAGCTCTTCTTTTAGTTATTCTGATCAGCATTAGCGCCTGTTCCGAAAAAGAAAGCAACCTGATTGTAAATGGAGAGATCAAAGGCCTGAAAAAAGGAACTTTGTACCTTCAAAAAATTGAAGACACTGCATTGGTAAATGTAGACTCAGTTCAGGTAACCGGAGATCCAAATTTTACTATGGAAACCTATCTGGAGAGTCCTCAGATCATGTACCTGTATCTTGAAAAGGTTGATAATAATCAGTATGATGATCGCATAGATTTCTTCGCAGATCAAGGACAGATCACTATCAACACAAAACTGGATAAGTTTGAAACCAGTGCAGAAGTTATTGGATCTGTGAACCAGGAGAAATTAGTTGAATACAGGAAAATGATAAGTAGGTTCAATGATCAAAACCTCGATTTAATCAAAGCAAGTTTCGAAGCAGAAAAAGATCAGGACGAAGAGAAACTTATGGAGATCGACCAGAAGTATGATAAATTGCTACGTAGAAAATATCTCTATACTGTAAATTTTGCACTGAATAACAAGCAACATGAAATAGCACCTTATCTTGCACTTTCTGAAGTTTTTGATGCAAACATCAAGTACCTTGATACTATTTATAATTCCCTAGAACCAAAGATCAAAAAGTCTAAGTATGGTGAGGAATTGAAAAGCTTCTTGAAGGAACGCAGAAAAGAGGAAAAACTGGAAGATAAAGTGCAGGCACAGGAAGTTGAAAATTCCTAG
- a CDS encoding DUF819 family protein, translating to METSALFTNDAIVFGLLMIALGFVFYTSSQKEGFWSKFYKVVPALLMCYLIPAIFNSVGLIDDDISQLYFVASRYLLPAALVLMTLSIDLKAVFNLGPKALIMFFAGTLGIVLGGPLAILLISAFSPETVGGVGPDAVWRGLSTIAGSWIGGGANQAAMLEIYEYNQDLYGGMVLVDIIVANLWMAIVLMGIGKNEAIDRWLQADNSAIEELKVKVSSYAESVNRIPMLPDFMIMLALAFGAVGIAHWGADGISTYLTANFDIFNDGKSALSSFSSQFFWMITIATALGIMFSFTKFKKYEGAGASKIGSIFIYILVATIGMKMDLTSVFDNPGLLAIGLVWILIHVIVLVITAKLIKAPYFFLAVGSQANVGGAASAPVVAAAFHPSLATVGVLLAVFGYVVGTYGAILCTILMQLAATS from the coding sequence ATGGAAACATCTGCCTTATTCACCAATGATGCGATTGTCTTTGGACTATTAATGATCGCTCTGGGTTTTGTGTTTTACACCTCTTCTCAAAAAGAAGGATTCTGGAGTAAATTTTATAAAGTCGTTCCCGCACTACTTATGTGCTACCTTATCCCGGCGATTTTTAATTCGGTTGGACTCATAGATGATGACATTTCACAACTTTATTTTGTTGCCAGTCGCTACCTTTTACCTGCGGCTCTGGTATTAATGACTTTAAGTATAGACCTGAAGGCAGTATTCAACCTTGGTCCCAAAGCTCTTATCATGTTTTTTGCAGGAACTCTGGGTATCGTTCTTGGGGGACCGCTCGCGATATTACTCATCTCTGCATTTTCTCCGGAAACTGTAGGCGGTGTTGGTCCAGACGCAGTTTGGCGAGGCCTCTCTACAATTGCTGGTAGTTGGATTGGTGGCGGTGCAAACCAGGCCGCAATGCTCGAGATCTACGAATACAATCAGGATCTTTATGGAGGGATGGTTCTTGTCGACATTATCGTTGCCAACCTCTGGATGGCTATTGTCTTGATGGGAATCGGGAAAAATGAAGCAATTGATCGATGGCTACAGGCAGACAATTCAGCCATTGAAGAACTGAAAGTTAAAGTTAGCAGTTATGCTGAAAGTGTTAACAGGATTCCAATGTTACCAGATTTTATGATCATGCTGGCTCTGGCATTTGGAGCAGTTGGTATAGCGCATTGGGGAGCAGATGGAATTTCTACATACCTAACCGCTAATTTTGATATTTTCAATGATGGTAAAAGCGCACTTTCCTCCTTCTCTTCCCAGTTTTTCTGGATGATCACCATCGCTACTGCCCTGGGTATCATGTTCTCATTCACGAAATTCAAAAAATACGAAGGTGCTGGTGCCAGTAAAATTGGAAGCATATTTATCTATATCCTTGTTGCTACCATCGGTATGAAAATGGACCTGACATCGGTTTTTGATAATCCCGGACTTCTGGCGATAGGTCTCGTATGGATTCTAATTCATGTGATCGTATTGGTTATCACAGCGAAACTTATAAAGGCTCCGTACTTTTTCCTTGCGGTAGGAAGCCAGGCCAACGTAGGCGGGGCAGCCTCAGCTCCGGTAGTTGCAGCAGCATTTCATCCATCCCTTGCTACCGTAGGTGTGCTACTGGCAGTCTTTGGTTATGTAGTGGGTACTTATGGCGCTATTTTGTGTACAATTTTAATGCAATTAGCGGCTACCAGTTAG
- a CDS encoding HAD family hydrolase gives MFKIVFSDIDGTLLNADRDLSPLTIQTIKSLEERDIPFILISSRMPAAMRHLQQKLGIAHQPIISYNGGLILVDGKAVSSTEIQISTLESLHQFNIAHDVHLSLFHADEWYVPREDFWTRREINNTKVQPQLSSNAEVLESWKAAGKGAHKIMAMGEEEKIDSIRDFLVKNHGEDLHLYRSKPSYLEIAPRKISKLTAVEHLLKEHFRLPLSQSMAFGDNYNDREMLQGVGLGIAVGNAKPEVLEIAHMVTAPGKEDGVAQSIREILLQ, from the coding sequence ATGTTCAAAATAGTATTTTCAGATATTGACGGCACACTATTAAATGCAGATCGTGACCTATCACCACTTACCATACAAACCATTAAATCGCTGGAAGAAAGAGATATACCATTCATTTTAATAAGCTCCAGAATGCCGGCAGCCATGCGCCATCTTCAGCAAAAGCTAGGGATAGCGCATCAACCGATTATCTCCTATAATGGCGGACTTATCCTCGTAGATGGAAAAGCTGTAAGTTCTACGGAAATTCAAATTAGTACTCTGGAAAGCTTACATCAATTTAATATCGCACATGATGTACATCTAAGTCTTTTTCATGCTGATGAATGGTATGTTCCCAGAGAAGATTTCTGGACACGTAGGGAAATTAATAATACCAAGGTACAACCGCAATTAAGTAGTAATGCCGAAGTATTAGAAAGCTGGAAAGCTGCTGGGAAGGGCGCACATAAGATCATGGCAATGGGCGAAGAAGAAAAGATCGATAGCATCAGGGACTTTCTTGTTAAAAATCACGGTGAGGATCTTCATTTGTACCGAAGCAAACCAAGTTATCTCGAGATCGCACCCCGAAAGATATCGAAGCTTACTGCAGTGGAGCATTTGCTAAAGGAGCATTTTCGTTTACCGCTCTCACAAAGCATGGCTTTTGGAGATAACTATAATGATCGTGAAATGCTGCAGGGTGTTGGTTTAGGAATCGCCGTAGGAAATGCCAAGCCCGAAGTACTTGAAATAGCTCACATGGTTACCGCACCAGGAAAGGAAGATGGTGTAGCGCAAAGTATTCGTGAGATCTTATTGCAATAA
- a CDS encoding Arc family DNA binding domain-containing protein yields the protein MGKKKAFALRVDEDMLKAIEKWAADEFRSTNGQIEWMLNKALKDAKRHPKPKNDQE from the coding sequence ATGGGTAAGAAAAAGGCATTTGCACTTCGGGTTGATGAAGATATGCTAAAAGCGATTGAGAAATGGGCAGCTGATGAATTCAGAAGTACCAATGGACAGATCGAGTGGATGCTTAACAAAGCCCTGAAAGACGCAAAGCGACATCCCAAACCAAAAAACGACCAAGAATAA
- a CDS encoding alpha/beta hydrolase: MKKSICLVLMIISSLFALAQDTTFTETERSIDEFTDGTLTLPVNENDKYLIIFIQGSGPTDRNGNQPMLQNDGIKKIARELAANGIASFRYDKRIFKAQKLQLSEKDMIFEDFVEDAKNVVMHFRKEEKFSKIIIAGHSEGSLIGMLVAQENADAFISLAGAADPIDEIITEQVTNMAPELGVSARTAFDEMAENGKTSNYSPMLEAVFRPSVQPFMASWMKYNPSEEISKLKIPVLVVNGTLDIQVSEEQAQKLAEANENSELAILDQMNHIFRKIETKDRLVNSKSYNEPNLPLHPELVSILTEFVKELD, encoded by the coding sequence ATGAAGAAATCAATCTGTTTAGTTTTGATGATCATCTCCTCGCTATTCGCATTAGCACAGGATACGACATTCACAGAAACTGAACGAAGTATAGATGAATTTACAGATGGTACGCTAACATTACCGGTCAACGAAAATGATAAATACCTCATCATTTTCATCCAGGGATCTGGCCCAACAGATAGAAATGGGAATCAGCCTATGTTGCAGAACGATGGCATAAAAAAAATAGCTCGGGAACTTGCGGCCAATGGGATTGCTTCTTTTAGATATGATAAACGAATCTTTAAAGCACAAAAACTTCAATTAAGCGAAAAAGACATGATCTTCGAGGATTTTGTCGAGGATGCTAAAAATGTAGTAATGCATTTCAGAAAAGAAGAAAAATTCAGCAAGATCATCATAGCCGGACACAGTGAAGGGAGCCTCATTGGGATGCTGGTCGCTCAGGAAAATGCTGACGCATTTATTTCCCTAGCCGGCGCTGCAGATCCTATTGACGAGATTATCACTGAGCAGGTCACGAACATGGCTCCAGAATTAGGAGTGAGTGCACGTACCGCTTTCGATGAAATGGCAGAGAATGGAAAAACTTCTAACTATAGTCCTATGCTGGAAGCAGTGTTCAGACCTTCAGTTCAACCATTCATGGCAAGCTGGATGAAATATAACCCTTCAGAAGAAATCAGTAAACTTAAGATCCCGGTCCTTGTAGTAAATGGAACTTTAGATATTCAGGTGAGTGAAGAGCAGGCACAAAAACTGGCAGAGGCAAATGAGAATTCAGAGTTAGCGATTCTGGATCAAATGAATCATATTTTCAGAAAAATTGAAACGAAAGATCGACTGGTAAATTCAAAATCATACAATGAACCAAACTTACCTTTGCACCCCGAGCTAGTTTCAATTTTAACTGAATTTGTAAAGGAACTTGACTAA
- a CDS encoding SPFH domain-containing protein, giving the protein MTEEKTITGFNGYIMLFAFLILLFGSIIAIFNTGSPAWALGVLMAFLIVPGLILVNPNESRVLLLFGDYKGTVKENGLFWVNPFYTKKKISLRARNFDSERLKVNDKLGNPVMISTILVWRVQDTFKASFDVDNFENFVVVQTDAAVRKLASLYPYDNFADEGLDEDITLRSSVNEVSDALEKELEERLNIAGIEVLEARIGYLAYANEIASAMLKRQQATAIVAARHKIVEGAVSMVEMALEELSRKQVVELDGERRAAMVSNLMVVLCGDRDATPVVNAGTLNH; this is encoded by the coding sequence ATGACTGAAGAAAAAACTATCACTGGATTTAATGGATACATTATGCTGTTTGCATTTTTGATCCTTTTGTTTGGAAGTATTATTGCCATTTTCAATACCGGTAGTCCTGCATGGGCATTGGGTGTTCTAATGGCTTTTCTTATAGTTCCCGGACTTATCCTGGTGAATCCAAACGAGTCGAGAGTACTACTTCTTTTTGGTGATTATAAGGGAACGGTAAAGGAAAACGGACTTTTCTGGGTGAATCCGTTCTATACTAAAAAGAAGATCTCACTAAGAGCGAGAAATTTTGACAGCGAAAGATTAAAAGTGAATGATAAGCTTGGAAATCCAGTAATGATTAGTACCATTCTGGTTTGGAGGGTTCAGGATACTTTTAAAGCATCCTTTGATGTAGATAATTTTGAGAATTTCGTAGTGGTACAGACTGATGCAGCCGTTCGGAAATTAGCCAGTTTATACCCATATGATAACTTTGCAGATGAAGGTCTGGATGAGGATATCACTTTGAGATCCAGTGTAAATGAAGTAAGTGATGCTTTGGAAAAAGAGCTGGAGGAACGATTGAATATAGCTGGAATTGAAGTTCTAGAAGCTCGTATTGGATATCTTGCCTATGCAAACGAAATTGCCAGTGCTATGTTAAAAAGACAACAGGCTACGGCAATTGTAGCTGCCAGGCACAAGATCGTAGAAGGTGCAGTTAGTATGGTGGAAATGGCACTCGAGGAACTTAGCAGAAAGCAAGTGGTTGAACTTGATGGGGAACGCAGAGCCGCAATGGTTAGCAATCTAATGGTGGTGTTATGTGGAGATCGGGATGCGACACCCGTAGTAAATGCCGGAACTTTGAATCACTAG
- a CDS encoding S1/P1 nuclease, translated as MKKILFLFSVLLMCAKGQAADSDWGKTGHRATAEIAQNHLSKEAQKAINDLLDGHGLAFVANYADDIKSDAAYRKYGPWHYVNIDPDQDTYIEAEASEDGDLVQAIRKCVKVLKDKSASRDEKQFHLKMLVHFVGDLHQPFHTGHSEDKGGNDIQVRWFNDGSNIHRVWDSEMINFYQMSYTELAMNTGRLTKKQKATIQKGELLDWVYESRDMADDLYNGVENGEKLGYRYMYDHMPQVLAQLQKGGLRLAKVLNDIYS; from the coding sequence ATGAAAAAAATATTATTTCTTTTTTCCGTTTTACTGATGTGTGCCAAAGGTCAGGCAGCTGATTCAGATTGGGGGAAAACAGGTCACCGTGCAACTGCAGAGATCGCGCAAAATCATTTATCTAAAGAAGCTCAGAAGGCGATCAATGATCTACTGGATGGCCATGGACTTGCATTTGTGGCTAATTACGCAGATGACATCAAAAGCGATGCTGCATACAGAAAATATGGACCTTGGCACTATGTGAACATTGATCCAGATCAGGATACTTATATCGAAGCTGAAGCAAGTGAAGATGGTGACCTGGTTCAAGCCATCAGAAAATGCGTAAAAGTTCTAAAGGATAAGTCGGCTTCCAGGGATGAGAAGCAGTTTCATTTAAAAATGCTGGTACATTTTGTTGGAGATCTGCATCAGCCATTTCATACCGGACATTCTGAAGATAAAGGCGGAAACGATATACAGGTGAGATGGTTCAATGATGGTTCGAACATTCACCGGGTGTGGGATAGTGAGATGATCAATTTTTACCAGATGAGCTATACTGAATTAGCGATGAATACAGGAAGGCTTACCAAGAAGCAAAAGGCAACAATACAGAAAGGTGAATTGCTGGACTGGGTTTATGAATCGAGAGATATGGCAGATGATCTTTATAATGGAGTAGAGAATGGTGAAAAGCTAGGATATAGATATATGTATGATCATATGCCGCAGGTACTGGCCCAATTGCAAAAAGGCGGACTTAGACTTGCGAAGGTATTGAATGATATCTACTCTTAA